The following nucleotide sequence is from Terriglobia bacterium.
CGCACCGCGGGGGCGGCCAGGACCTCGGTGCAGACCCTGAATCCCAGCGGCGCGTGGAGCCGGCCGGTGTTGCAGATCGCCCCGTACCCCAGGTTCTTCGTGGCCATGGAGATCCCGGGCCCGGCGTTCTTGAACACGGCGACGTTCACGATCTTGGTCAGCCGCTCGGTGACCAGCTTGCCGAAGTAGGAGTACTCGTCGTTGACGATGTGCTGGTTGAGATAGTACTCGTCGTCCTTGTATCCCGGGACGCCCTTGCCCACGATCCCCTTCGCGAAATAGTAGACCTTGCGGTCGAAGTTCCCCGCGCTGACGTGATCCCCCTTCGCGTCGCGGAAGCTCTTCCCCTCCTCGGCCATGGTCTGGAGCGACTCGATCTTCACCCCCGGGAAGCGCTCGGCGGTGTACCCCGCCTCCTTGAGCATGTCATCGAACCGGTCCCAGATCACGATGTTCCGGCGGGGGACCCCGTTCTTCTCGAGCCACGCGATCAGCGCGGCCACCACCTCGGGCTTGCTGCACATCAGCGGCGGGCCGACGGGATTGATCTTGATCCCGACCACGTCGCTCCGGTCGAACAGCATCCCGAAGCTCTTCTTGGACCCCTTTCCCGTGAGGGTCGTGATCCCCTTCTCGACCATCTCCGCCACGACCTTCGCGTCCACCTTGTCGTCCTTGAGGCAGCGAGCGTCGGTCACCTGGACGACCCGTCCAGGAAACGGGCCGGGGATCGCGTGAGGCCCCCTGGGGACCTTCGTGAAGTCCGCGAGGTTGGTCTCGACATCGGCGGGGGGCTTGGGCGGGGCCGCCCCCTCCTCCGCGTGGAGGCCCGGGATGCCCAGGACAACACCCCCCGCGGCGACCGCCGACGCGGTGCCGAGCGCCTTCAGGAAGGCGCGGCGATCGACGCCGAGAACGGATCTCATCGACGCGTAGCGGTTGCGCCTCATCGGATCGCCCTCCCGAGGGTTATACGTCCCTGACGGCCCTAAAGATTCGCGGTCGAATTCGAGCCGCCGCGCGCCCGCCGCCGACGGCCTACCACGAGGAACGGAGCGGTCCGATCTCCTTCTCGACCGCCTCCAGCACCTCGCAGCGCTCCACCGCCGCCTTCATGGCGTTGTGGTCGGGGAAGAGCGGCCGGTCCTCGCCGAGGTGCGCGACGACCTTCCGGACTGCGGCGTGCGCGGCACGCGTGCCGGCGCCGGGGGTGAAGTCGCGGAAGTCG
It contains:
- a CDS encoding DUF362 domain-containing protein, which gives rise to MRSVLGVDRRAFLKALGTASAVAAGGVVLGIPGLHAEEGAAPPKPPADVETNLADFTKVPRGPHAIPGPFPGRVVQVTDARCLKDDKVDAKVVAEMVEKGITTLTGKGSKKSFGMLFDRSDVVGIKINPVGPPLMCSKPEVVAALIAWLEKNGVPRRNIVIWDRFDDMLKEAGYTAERFPGVKIESLQTMAEEGKSFRDAKGDHVSAGNFDRKVYYFAKGIVGKGVPGYKDDEYYLNQHIVNDEYSYFGKLVTERLTKIVNVAVFKNAGPGISMATKNLGYGAICNTGRLHAPLGFRVCTEVLAAPAVRDKLVLNVIDGIRGQYDDGPMMNEKFVYPLQTLYFATDPFALDRIGHDQIVEKRRAMEIKVVDLPRYTDYFAQAEKLGLGVGDPAKIRLVRVEA